The following DNA comes from Schistocerca piceifrons isolate TAMUIC-IGC-003096 chromosome 3, iqSchPice1.1, whole genome shotgun sequence.
ATCAAACTTTTTCATGATCAGACACCATTATGCTGTTACAAATCTATAAGCTAACAGTCACGCATGTaatttaacttttgttgatgttgcgAAATTAGAACAAACACTTCACTGTCAGCAGAGGTTACATCTTGACTGTGTAAATTATTATAAGTAAAACAGTACATGAATTGATGtgtgtaaatgaaagattttgcttacattttttattttcgcaacactgtttgcttaaaaaaactgcaGTACTTCAGTACCTTCTttttcatcaaaactcactacaTTTATAATTACTAATTAAGATCTTCAAATAATTACTTATTAAATACTGCATCGGAACTATATGTAAGTAATATAATCTTGGAAACAGTATTAACACTGTGTCAAGGAAAAGTGCATGGTAAGCCTAGTCTGGGATTAAAAATGAATTACGCACTTCAAACACTGCAGAGAGATTGATTCATATTGAAGTTACAGTTATAGGTGTAAAGTACAGGTTATATCACTGAATTATAAAATTACTTAGGCAACATTACTTTTGTTTGAGACCAACTTACTAAAAAAATGAATGATCATACAGTTTTAATTGCAACTACTAATGAATATTTTCAGTGATGATCTCCTAAAATGTATTtggtaatttcaattattttttattcaaaaaagTATTCAAAAGATTATGTATGATCAGTGTTATGAATGATGACTTATATCTTGGTAGAATCAATACATCTTATGAAAATCAGTGTGTATACAGGACTAGTCATTAGTAGCAAATATTTTGTGTGTATGCCAATTTTTGTACACAAGTTAACTATTAATGTCATTTTTATGCACTGTTCCAGGGTTTAAAAGTGGAGATTGATGCAATTGCAGTTATAGGAGAAGTCCAGACCATTCAGTGATTAACttaatgttaataatttttgtacaataaatgaaataaagattttttaaattttctttttatataaaaacaatctTATCAAATTATGTCTCATTGGTTAGTGtattctgtgtgtttgtgtgtgcatgtgctcCTACACTGCAGCAGGAGTGTGGAATAATGGAGAAAGTTGAGGGTGCTGTTGGATTAAGTATTTCTAAACTTATAGTAACAGTCAACACCATTTTTACACATAGAATGTAATATAACTTCTTTTACTGTGTCCTGCACAACCATATTTTGCATCTTGTATGTCCATTTGGTTTTTTACAAGAATATTTTCAAAATAGcacattaattttacaaaataacataTATTTTCTGTTCTGTATTCATTAAACCATTCAACACACACAAACCAAAAATTCTGTCACAATTATGCACTTGGATTAGTCTTCTCATCACTTTCATTAGTTACTGGACTACCATTTCCAGATTTTTCAGCATCTTCAGTAACATTCTTGTCCAAATCAGGAGTGGCATGTTTACTTCGGCTTTCCTTTGCATCTTCTGTTTCATGCTTCTCACCAATTTCATTTTCAGCTGTGGATGCTGCTGACACAACCATATTTTCATGCATGGATCCCTCTTCTTTCACCATCTTTTCAGTTGCCTCCATTTCTTCAATAGCTCTCAATTCTTCATCAACCATATCAATATCAGCTTTATCTATTGACATATGTAGGTTTTCAGCAGCAGTCCCAATTTCTGTCGTTATCTCTTCAACTTCAGAACTGGCTCTGTTGACTGATTGTTCCAATTCAGTGTTAACCTTTTCACTTATGTTCTGAAATTCTGCACCTGCCTTCTCTGTTACATTTCCCACTTCTTCACTGGTTTTCTCTACAGCATCATGCACTTTGTCAGTAACCTGTTCACTGACATTCTCCAGTTCATTTCCAACCTTTGTAGTAACATTCTTAAGAGCATCATCTCCTACTTTTGTCAGGTCTtccccatcttctttcttgattgGTATAAAATTTTCAACCTTCTCCTTCACCTGTTCTGTGACTGCTTTTACTTTCTCTTCTACTTGCTCTTTTACTTCTACTGCCTTAGTTTCAACAGTTTCAGCAACAGCTTCAGCTTTGTGTTTTGCTGCCTCACCAACATCTGAAATGAATAATACAGTGGTATTAGTACACCAGCATATTTCATATCCAAAGAATTTGATCCAGCAAAGAAAAtcaatacctctctctctctcatagaaACAGATCTATGTATGTGTTCCACATGTCCTAGACCACTGACCCAATTTCACCCAAAATAGGTACACACATCCTCgactgtcaggcaacaattgctATTGC
Coding sequences within:
- the LOC124789425 gene encoding uncharacterized protein PF3D7_1120000-like yields the protein MGCASSAPFLAARSQNGAGVGVGGDGADGSAPDAGAGGLDLTKTVGGAAQGLTQGAVAKLQDVGEAAKHKAEAVAETVETKAVEVKEQVEEKVKAVTEQVKEKVENFIPIKKEDGEDLTKVGDDALKNVTTKVGNELENVSEQVTDKVHDAVEKTSEEVGNVTEKAGAEFQNISEKVNTELEQSVNRASSEVEEITTEIGTAAENLHMSIDKADIDMVDEELRAIEEMEATEKMVKEEGSMHENMVVSAASTAENEIGEKHETEDAKESRSKHATPDLDKNVTEDAEKSGNGSPVTNESDEKTNPSA